In one Aphelocoma coerulescens isolate FSJ_1873_10779 chromosome 20, UR_Acoe_1.0, whole genome shotgun sequence genomic region, the following are encoded:
- the PCIF1 gene encoding mRNA (2'-O-methyladenosine-N(6)-)-methyltransferase, with translation MANENHRSPAEEASLMSHSPGTSNQSQPSSPKPMRLVQDLPDELVQAGWEKCWSKRENRPYYFNRFTNQSLWEMPVLGQHDVISDPLGLNAAPMPLEGGVADASVESKQRRRRFSEEVPPSGNSVKKPKADVPGNPAAQPVPSSPSIPGTSVLKAWCVSPEDKQQAALLRPTEVYWDLDIQTNAVIKQRAPSEVLSPHPEVELLRSQLILKLRQHYRELCQQREGIDPPRESFNRWMLERKVVDKGTDPLLPSDCEPVVSPSMFREIMNDIPIRLSRIKFREEAKRLLFKYAEAAKRLIESRSASPDSRKVVKWNVEDTFSWLRRDHSASKEDYMDRLEHLRKQCGPHVSAAAKDSVEGICSKIYYISLEYVKRIREKHLAILKENNISAEVEAPEVQDRLVYCYPVRLAIPSPPLPSVEMHMENNVACVRYKGEMVKVSRNYFSKLWLLYRYSCIDDSGFEKFLPRVWCLLRRYQMMFGVGLYEGTGLQGALPVHIFEALHKLFGVSFECFASPLNCYFKQYCSAFLDTDGYFGSRGPCLDFFPISGSFEANPPFCEELMDAMVSHFEKLLESSSEPLSFIVFIPEWRDPPTPALTRMEQSKFKRHQLILPAFDHEYRSGSQHVCKKEEMYYKAVHNTAVLFLQNSAGFAKWEPTPERLQELVAAYKHSGRTLSSSSSSSSSSSSSSSSTADKERELGRDQSSSRETNPN, from the exons ATGGCCAATGAGAATCACAGAAGCCCTGCGGAGGAAGCATCTCTCATGAGTCACTCACCTGGCACCTCCAACcagagccagcccagctcccccaAACCCATGCGCCTGGTACAGGACCTGCCAG ATGAGCTGGTGCAGGCTGGCTGGGAGAAGTGCTGGAGCAAGCGGGAGAACCGCCCGTACTACTTCAACCGCTTCACGAACCAGTCTCTGTGGGAAATGCCTGTGCTGGGACAGCACGATGTCATC TCAGACCCTCTGGGACTGAACGCAGCTCCAATGCCACTGGAAGGTGGGGTGGCAGATGCTTCTGTGGAGAgcaagcagaggaggaggaggttctCCGAGGAGGTTCCACCAAGTGGCAACAGTGTGAAGAAGCCCAAG GCGGATGTCCCAGGGAACCCAGCTGCTCAGCCagtccccagctctcccagtatTCCAGGAACCTCTGTTTTGAAGGCATGGTGTGTTTCACCTGAAGACAAACAGCAGGCAGCTCTTCTACGACCAACTGA AGTATACTGGGACCTGGATATTCAGACAAACGCCGTGATTAAGCAGAGAGCACCATCGGAAGTGCtttctccccaccctgaggTGGAGCTGCTCAGGTCCCAGCTCATTCTCAAGCTGCGGCAGCATTACCgagagctctgccagcagcGAGAAG GGATTGACCCCCCGAGGGAGTCATTCAATCGCTGGATGTTGGAGAGGAAGGTGGTTGATAAAGGGACAGATCCTCTTTTACCGAGTGACTGCGAGCCAGTAGTGTCTCCTTCCATGTTCAGAGAGATCATGAATGACATTCCCATCAG GTTATCCAGAATCAAGTTCcgggaggaagccaagaggctGCTCTTCAAGTATGCTGAGGCTGCGAAACGACTGATTGAATCCAG GAGTGCTTCCCCAGACAGCAGAAAGGTGGTGAAGTGGAATGTGGAGGACACCTTCAGCTGGCTGCGACGGGACCATTCTGCCTCCAAGGAGGACTACATG GACCGCCTGGAGCACTTACGCAAACAGTGTGGGCCCCATGTGTCTGCTGCAGCCAAGGACTCTGTCGAAGGCATCTGCAGTAAAATTTACTACATATCCCTGGAATATGTCAAGCGCATCCGGGAGAAGCATCTTGCCATACTCAAAGAGAACAATATCTCTG CTGAGGTAGAAGCTCCTGAGGTCCAGGACAGGCTGGTGTACTGCTACCCCGTGAGACTGGCCATCCCctccccgccgctccccagcGTGGAGATGCACATGGAGAACAACGTGGCATGTGTGCGGTACAAGGGGGAGATGGTGAAAGTGAGCCGCAACTACTTCAGCAAGCTG TGGCTTCTCTATCGGTACAGCTGCATCGATGACTCGGGCTTTGAAAAGTTCCTGCCCAGGGTTTGGTGCCTTCTCCGTCGATACCAG ATGATGTTCGGTGTGGGGCTGTACGAAGGGACTGGTCTGCAAGGGGCACTTCCCGTGCACATCTTTGAAGCCCTCCACAAGCTCTTTGGAGTGAGTTTTGAATGCTTTGCCTCGCCCCTGAATTGCTATTTTAAACAGTACTGTTCAGCCTTCTTGGACACAGACGGGTATTTTGGATCCAGGGG CCCGTGCCTGGATTTCTTCCCTATAAGCGGCTCTTTTGAGGCAAATCCTCCATTCTGTGAGGAGCTGATGGATGCCATGGTCTCTCACTTTGAG AAACTGCTGGAGAGCTCCAGCGAGCCGCTCTCCTTTATTGTCTTCATCCCTGAGTGGCGGGACCCCCCCACGCCAGCCCTGACCCGCATGGAGCAGAGCAAGTTCAAGCGACACCAGCTCATCCTGCCGGCCTTCGATCACGAGTACCGCAGCGGGTCCCAGCACGTCTGCAAAAA GGAGGAGATGTACTACAAGGCTGTGCACAACACAGCCGTTCTCTTCCTGCAGAACAGCGCCGGCTTTGCCAAGTGGGAGCCCACGCCAGAGCGGTTGCAGGAGCTCGTTGCAGCCTACAAGCATTCGGGCCGGACCCTCagctcctcgtcttcctcctcctcatcctcatcctcctcctcctcctccacagcGGACAAAGAGCGGGAGCTGGGCCGAGACCAGAGCAGCAGCCGAGAGACTAATCCCAACTAA